A portion of the Acidisarcina polymorpha genome contains these proteins:
- a CDS encoding zf-HC2 domain-containing protein, with protein sequence MDHKQALEMMAVEKYLLNEFALEEREQFEEHFFSCHECAEDIRVGTALMEHGKQIFELEGPNSKEAPTSRARLRPEPSSRSRDWFAWLRPVFTVPALAILLVTVAVQNLVQVPALQRSLMVMNSPEVLPSAYLASGGTRGENQVVVAKRGQPFLLQVDIPGESNAVYSAELYDAAGQRRWPKSLTIPADVAKQDLPLRVPGGLEAGNYSLVVSQAGTVGPAEVGRYTFTLRLK encoded by the coding sequence ATGGACCATAAACAAGCATTAGAGATGATGGCAGTGGAAAAATACCTCCTCAACGAATTCGCCCTAGAGGAACGGGAGCAGTTTGAGGAGCATTTTTTTTCCTGCCACGAATGCGCGGAAGACATCCGGGTCGGCACCGCGCTGATGGAACACGGAAAGCAGATTTTCGAACTAGAAGGGCCAAACAGCAAGGAGGCTCCGACATCAAGAGCACGGCTCAGGCCGGAACCGTCCAGTCGCAGCCGAGACTGGTTTGCGTGGCTGCGGCCTGTATTCACCGTGCCCGCATTGGCGATACTGTTGGTGACGGTCGCGGTCCAAAATCTGGTCCAGGTGCCGGCCTTGCAGCGATCGCTGATGGTCATGAATTCGCCCGAGGTCCTGCCCTCAGCCTATCTCGCGAGTGGGGGCACGCGCGGGGAGAACCAAGTGGTTGTGGCTAAGCGCGGCCAGCCGTTCTTACTGCAGGTTGACATTCCCGGGGAGAGTAACGCCGTCTACTCGGCGGAGCTCTACGACGCCGCGGGACAAAGGCGTTGGCCGAAGAGCTTAACGATCCCGGCAGACGTCGCAAAGCAGGATCTTCCGTTGCGAGTTCCTGGCGGCCTAGAGGCGGGGAATTATTCGCTGGTGGTCAGCCAGGCGGGAACTGTCGGCCCGGCTGAGGTTGGCCGCTATACATTCACTCTGCGCTTGAAATAG
- a CDS encoding RNA polymerase sigma factor, whose protein sequence is MEFCVFDESYVERLRAGDFRTQEHFAAYFTELIKIKLRSRVRRPEDIEDIRQETFSRVLRTLRTQQGLRNPEKLGAYVNSTCNNVLLEYYRAPAHESPVEDEEQVQEYPDASSGVLDHLVSREVQAQVQQVLEHLSERDRRLIREVLLQERSKDEVCEEIGVNRDYLRVLLHRALKSFKEEYLERTSQPAGTMYRR, encoded by the coding sequence CACAGGAACACTTTGCCGCTTATTTCACCGAATTGATCAAGATCAAGCTTCGGTCACGGGTTCGCAGGCCCGAAGACATCGAGGACATCCGACAAGAGACATTCAGCCGGGTTCTGCGTACGTTGCGCACCCAGCAGGGTCTCCGAAATCCCGAAAAGCTGGGCGCGTATGTGAATTCCACTTGCAACAATGTGTTGCTGGAGTACTATCGCGCTCCCGCCCATGAATCGCCGGTCGAGGACGAAGAACAGGTTCAGGAATACCCAGACGCCAGCTCCGGAGTGCTCGATCACCTGGTCTCTCGGGAGGTCCAGGCCCAGGTGCAGCAAGTCCTTGAACACCTTTCCGAACGCGACCGGCGGCTGATTCGCGAGGTCCTGCTGCAAGAGCGAAGTAAGGACGAGGTTTGTGAGGAAATAGGGGTGAACCGGGACTATCTGCGGGTGCTGCTTCACCGCGCCCTCAAATCTTTCAAGGAGGAATATCTGGAGAGGACCAGCCAGCCCGCCGGAACGATGTACAGGCGATAG